The genomic DNA GGCGTGAACTCCAAAGGTGTGGACACGCAGCTCACCGGCATCTTGACCCGGTCGTTCGGCCGGCTGCGAGTGCACCTCAATGCGGGCTATACCGTGATGGGATCGCCGCAAGGACAGGAGCGGCCCGGCGCCTATCGGGCCGTCGCTGCCGTCAGTTACCCTTTGGGCTACCCCACGAGCTTTCGCGACACGCTGATTGTCAGTGTCTACACCCGCCAATCGGACCTGCGCGGGCAACAGAACCACACCGGCATCGAAGTGGGACTCCGGCACCAATTGACCTCGCGTGTCGTACTCGACGGCGGGCTCGGCACCGAGTTCGTCGGCCCGGCGGATCGTGCGGCGCTGCTGGGGACGATGGGGGTCTCCGTCGGANNNNNNNNGGGGGGAGGCGGCGTGCCCTTCCTCGCATCGCACACCTGGCGGAACGCGCGCCCTCAGAATGGCGTCGCTCGAGGAGCGCAGGGGAACCAGCATGAGCATAGTTGCTGGTGGTTAGAGTTATACGGCAGGTTTGGAGAAAGTGTTCGGGATGCTGTGCGTGCAACGCGCGAAAGCAAGGTCCTCTGCTACTCGCGACCTATTTGTCGGTGGATGCTTACTCTTGAGCGCTTTACTTCCTTATGCTAACGTAAAGCAGAATGTAGGAAGCAACGGAGGGAGGCACCATGGCGGTCCAAAAACTCAGCAGCAAAAATCAGATCGTCCTCCCGAAGGAGGCGAGGCAGGCGATGGGCGTCCGAGGCGGTGATGAATTGCTGATCGTCGTCAAGGATGATCTGACGTTGGTCATGCCGAAACCCAAACGGTATGCGCAGACTCTGCGAGGGCTTGCTAAGGGCACCTATCCGTCAGGCTATCTCAAGCGAGAGCGACGGTC from Nitrospira sp. ND1 includes the following:
- a CDS encoding transporter; its protein translation is MKLRDKRFLARLLGSALALVTTPLFALDHDNLDPNRPIGMEDAYAIPKGEIGLEGGVRFNDRREGRTQVTFQPQIIYGAFANTQLEIQGDLFTDPHSIVGANKSGDLHLGVLYNFNTETLMLPALAVRVEADLPTGVNSKGVDTQLTGILTRSFGRLRVHLNAGYTVMGSPQGQERPGAYRAVAAVSYPLGYPTSFRDTLIVSVYTRQSDLRGQQNHTGIEVGLRHQLTSRVVLDGGLGTEFVGPADRAALLGTMGVSVGXXXGGGGVPFLASHTWRNARPQNGVARGAQGNQHEHSCWWLELYGRFGESVRDAVRATRESKVLCYSRPICRWMLTLERFTSLC
- a CDS encoding AbrB/MazE/SpoVT family DNA-binding domain-containing protein — its product is MAVQKLSSKNQIVLPKEARQAMGVRGGDELLIVVKDDLTLVMPKPKRYAQTLRGLAKGTYPSGYLKRERRSW